From Camelus dromedarius isolate mCamDro1 chromosome 12, mCamDro1.pat, whole genome shotgun sequence, the proteins below share one genomic window:
- the LOC105096538 gene encoding glyceraldehyde-3-phosphate dehydrogenase, producing MVKVGVNGFGRIGCLVTRAAFHSGKVDIVAINSPFIDLNYMVYMFQYDSTHGKFHGTIKAENGKLVINGKSITIFQERDPANIKCDAGAEYVMNSTGVFTTMEKAGAHLKGGAKRIIISAPSADAPMFVMGIVEGLMTTVHAITATQKTVDGPSGKLWRDGGGTAQNIIPASTGATKSVGKVIPELNGKLTSMAFHVPTPNVSVVDLTCRLEEPAKYDDIKKAVKQASEGPLKGILGYTEDQVVSCDFSSDTHSSTFHAGAGIALNDHFVKLISWYDNEFGYSNRVVDLMVHMASKE from the coding sequence ATGGTGAAGGTTGGAGTGAACGGATTTGGCCGTATCGGGTGCCTGGTCACCAGGGCTGCTTTTCACTCTGGCAAAGTGGACATTGTTGCCATCAACAGCCCCTTCATTGACCTCAACTACATGGTCTACATGTTCCAGTATGATTCCACCCATGGCAAGTTTCATGGCACCATCAAGGCTGAGAATGGGAAGCTTGTCATCAATGGAAAGTCCATTACCATCTTCCAGGAGCGAGATCCTGCCAACATCAAATGTGACGCTGGTGCTGAGTACGTTATGAATTCCACTGGTGTCTTCACTACCATGGAGAAGGCTGGGGCTCACTTGAAGGGTGGAGCCAAGAGGATCATCATCTCTGCCCCTTCTGCTGATGCCCCCATGTTTGTGATGGGCATCGTGGAGGGACTTATGACCACAGTCCATGCCATCACTGCCACCCAGAAGACTGTGGACGGCCCCTCTGGGAAGCTGTGGCGTGATGGCGGAGGCACTGCCCAGAACATCATCCCTGCTTCTACTGGCGCCACCAAGTCTGTGGGCAAGGTCATCCCGGAGCTGAATGGGAAGCTCACTAGCATGGCCTTCCATGTCCCCACCCCCAATGTGTCTGTTGTGGATCTGACCTGCCGCCTGGAGGAACCTGCCAAATATGACGATATCAAGAAGGCAGTGAAGCAGGCATCGGAGGGCCCCCTCAAGGGCATCCTGGGCTACACTGAGGACCAGGTTGTCTCCTGCGACTTCAGTAGTGACACTCACTCTTCCACTTTCCATGCTGGGGCTGGCATTGCCCTCAACGACCACTTTGTCAAGCTCATTTCCTGGTACGACAACGAATTTGGCTACAGCAACAGGGTGGTGGACCTCATGGTCCACATGGCCTCCAAGGAGTAA
- the RHOG gene encoding rho-related GTP-binding protein RhoG, whose product MQSIKCVVVGDGAVGKTCLLICYTTNAFPKEYIPTVFDNYSAQSAVDGRTVNLNLWDTAGQEEYDRLRTLSYPQTNVFVICFSIASPPSYENVRHKWHPEVCHHCPDVPILLVGTKKDLRSQPDTLRRLKEQGQAPITPQQGQALAKQIHAVRYLECSALQQDGVKEVFAEAVRAVLNPTPVKRGRSCVLL is encoded by the coding sequence ATGCAGAGCATCAAGTGTGTGGTGGTGGGCGATGGGGCTGTGGGCAAGACGTGCCTGCTCATCTGCTACACAACCAATGCCTTCCCCAAGGAGTACATCCCCACAGTGTTCGACAATTACAGCGCCCAGAGTGCAGTTGACGGGCGCACGGTGAACCTGAACCTGTGGGACACAGCGGGCCAGGAGGAGTACGACCGCCTCCGCACACTCTCCTACCCTCAGACCAACGTCTTCGTCATCTGCTTCTCCATTGCCAGTCCGCCCTCCTATGAGAATGTGCGGCACAAGTGGCATCCAGAGGTGTGCCATCACTGCCCCGACGTGCCCATCCTCCTGGTGGGCACCAAGAAGGACCTGAGATCCCAGCCTGACACCCTCCGGCGCCTCAAGGAGCAGGGCCAGGCGCCCATCACACCGCAGCAGGGCCAGGCGCTGGCCAAGCAGATCCACGCTGTGCGCTACCTCGAGTGCTCGGCCCTGCAGCAGGACGGCGTCAAGGAAGTGTTTGCGGAGGCTGTCCGGGCTGTGCTCAACCCCACGCCAGTCAAGCGTGGGCGGTCCTGCGTCCTCTTGTGA